tatataatttatataatatagaaatacattttttttttgtacataaataacatttctcttaaatatatacatttatttgtgtgtatttatatatacatattatttacacacattactcacacatatattatgcaaactcaaacttttattttgtatgcgattaatcgtttgacagccctaaagtCAAAcaggcatgagggtgagaaaatgatgacagaattttaatttttgtgtgaactatgaCAAAATGACAGcctggttgttgttgtttttttgtttttgtttttttttatgaagaagaatatgtatttatatacacacacacacacacgcacatatgTTTTTGTGGTGCCATAGGGGAGTCCTAGCTGGCACAGTTTAAGCAGTTGcagaatattttaatacattgcAAAGAATGTACCACCACAATATTGTTGTGAATAGCACTTTAAGCCtgttatgtttttttctgtttacagTGAGGGTGGTGTCTTTAAAGCCCATCTTACATTTCCCAAAGACTATCCTCTCAGGCCTCCTAAAATGAAGTTCATAACAGAAATATGGCATCCAAATGGTAAGTGTGGGTCTTTCACATTTTTTCTGAGCAGTATTCATCAGCAACGCTTGTATTTAATGCTGTAAAACAGACTCTTAGCTGAAGCAAGTTTTGTGAGATTTGTTGTTTGCAGATTCCCACAGAATTTAAACACCCGTTATTCAAGTTGCACTCAGTAATTTTTCTCTGGCTGATAGAGAAGCctgctcactgcagagccaTGGGTGGAGAGTGGAGTTCAGCTCCCTTTCTCTGGATCTAATTTGGGCGTAATGGATGAAGCTAGAAGGTTCATCCacaccctaaacctacccataactCAATCCCTCCACCCATTAGACCCACAGAGGTGGCGCTGGACTAGGTCAAACTCAAGCCATGACGTCCAGAGAGGTAGAGCTGGAGGTCATttggctctgcagtgagcacCACTTGGGCTAACAACGAAGCTGTATTGCACTTACACTGACACCTAGCATTGTGAAATGCAAATGCTTTCAGTTGCTAATTCAGAATGTGACTATTTTATTCCACAAGAAAAATGTCTAATAACAGGGCTTACCTACCATTGTGCATATTTTTGACTGGCCTTGAGATCTAATCTTGTCTGCTCCCATTAggagaaaaaataaatcactctcataaaatgcatttattattctatTGATATGACAGGAGGTTTCTCATGTGAATGTAcataattttaaacatttttcagaAGTAATATTCTTTTGTGTAGTTTAATGAAGGAAAAATTATAGAGAAAACCTTTAAACATCTTCCCATTCcctgtttattttgttaatttaataattatttcagCAACCATATTTATCTATTATATTGATGATATAATGATTAGCAACAGAAAAAATGGTTATTATGGGTATTTTCATAACTGTGTAAGACTGGAATAACTTACATCCACCCTCATGTCTTGTCTCTGTATTGTGTTTGCAGTTGACAAGAATGGTGATGTTTGTATTTCGATATTGCACGAACCGGGGGAGGATAAATATGGCTATGAGAAACCAGAAGAGCGTTGGCTCCCCATCCACACCGTAGAGACCATCATGATTAGCGTCATCTCTATGCTAGCTGACCCCAATGGAGATTCCCCTGCCAATGTTGATGCAGCAGTAAGcaataaataatatatgcttCACCTTCCATTGTATTTATGTTAGCTGAATGTGATGCAGCTGTACTTTTCTTCACTTCAGAGATAAATTagataaatgtgtgtatttatgcatttatttattttcatctaTTTAATATTTCAGAAAGAGTGGAGGGAAGACAGACATGGTGAATTCAAAAGAAAAGTTGCCCGCTGTGTAAGAAAAAGCCAAGAGACTGCCTTTGAGTGAAATTCATCTAGCAGCTTGTAGCTTCACTATTTTCAGGGTAAGCAAAATACTTTTACTGTCTTGTTTTACCGCCAATGTCTtgtggtgattttttttatttattta
This DNA window, taken from Megalobrama amblycephala isolate DHTTF-2021 linkage group LG4, ASM1881202v1, whole genome shotgun sequence, encodes the following:
- the ube2g1a gene encoding ubiquitin-conjugating enzyme E2 G1a; amino-acid sequence: MTEPQSALLLRRQLAELNKNPVEGFSAGLIDDNDLYRWEVLIIGPPDTLYEGGVFKAHLTFPKDYPLRPPKMKFITEIWHPNVDKNGDVCISILHEPGEDKYGYEKPEERWLPIHTVETIMISVISMLADPNGDSPANVDAAKEWREDRHGEFKRKVARCVRKSQETAFE